The Spirochaetota bacterium DNA window TTGGAGCGGCTTACCTGAAGAAAGATGAAAATACCCTCTGCTTTGATTGTCATAAACGTGAAACAATAATTGATAAACATGTGCATTCTGCTCTGAATAAGGGTAAATGTATTGATTGTCATAAACCACATTCTTCACCTCATTCATTTTTATTAAAAGAGGAGGGGAATAAGCTCTGTCATTTATGCCATAATAAAGAAATGTTCAGTAGAAAAAAGGTACATGAACCGTCAGCCAAAAACTGCATCACATGTCATAAGCCTCACTCATCTCCTAATAGGTATCAACTTGTTGATCCGGAGGATAAGGCTTGTTTGAAATGTCATGATATTGTTAAAAGGGAATTTGCGCGTGCTCATTCAGACTATCCAGTGAAGGGGAAGACCTGCACCGACTGCCATACCCCTCATTCCTCTTCCAATGATAATCTTTTGAGGGAGGTTGCCCATTCCCCAATGAAATCCATAAAGTGTGACTCTTGTCATAATCCTGCGGATTCTCAAGAACCCTTAAAGGTGAAGGAAACGGGAAGTAGAATCTGCTATCCGTGTCATGATAAAGGAAAATTCAAGGATTCGCATATCCACAGCCCTGTTGATGATGGAGAGTGCCTATCATGTCATAAACCCCATGCCAGCGATTATACAGGCATGACTGTATTGGAGAATGAGAGGCTATGCTATTCCTGTCACGATGACAAGGAAGATGAATTTAAGAAGAGACATCCTCACGCGCCTATAAAAGATGGGAACTGTCTGGGTTGTCATAATCCTCACGCTTCGTCTTTTAAATCAATACTTAAGGCAAAGGGCGGGGCTCTCTGTTATAAATGCCATGATAAGAAAAGTTTTAAGGGAATCTTCACTCATCAGCCGATTGTTTCAGGGAATTGCTTAGAATGTCATGATTCTCATGGCTCAAACTTAAAATTTATTTTAAAATCATCGCAGAAAGAACTCTGTTATGGCTGTCATAAGGATGAAAAGAAGGATTTTGACAGGGTAAATGCGCATACACCTGTGAGAAAGGGGAATTGTTCCGGTTGTCACAATCCTCATGCCTCTTCACAGAAAGACCTGTTGATTCAGGATAAAAAATCCATCTGTTGGAATTGTCATAATTCCATGAGGGAAGAGTTGAAAGAAGGAATTATGCATCCTCCCTTTAAAACTGAAAAATGTATGCATTGTCACCAACCTCATGCCAGTAACCACGACTTCCAATTGAGTGAGGAAGAGAAGGGTTTGTGTGTTGGCTGTCATCCTAAAGTTAAAGACGGAATGAATAAAGGCAAGTATATCCATTCACCCCTGAAAGAGGGGAAGTGTGTAGTCTGTCACAATCCTCATGGCAGTAAAATTAAGGGACAGCTTGTAAGACCATTGAAGCAGGTTTGCCTTTCCTGTCATATTGAAATTGAAAAGGAATTTGAAAAGGAATATGTCCATCCGGTTGCACAAGAGGGCAAGTGTTTAACATGTCATCTCCCACATTTCGCTGAGCTCAATGGTTTGCTGGTAAAGATCGGCGCGGTTCTTTGCGGGGATTGTCATGACATAAAAGACGTGAATTTAATTGATAAACATCACAGGATATCATTAACAAGTAGCAACTGCGCTGACTGTCACGAAGCCCATGGTTCTCAGCATAAAAATCTTTTTCATAAGAATATCCATTCACCCTTTGGAGAAAAATTATGCAGTAAATGTCATAAACCTAAGGAAAAGACAGGAAAGTGATCATGAAAAAATATAAATACTATTTTACATCGATATTGATTATTACCACTGCCGTCTTTACATTTTCTGTCAGAGGCGTCAACTCTGAGGCAGGAAGGGATGAAGGTCGGATATGTTATCAATGTCATCCTGAAGTCAAAAAGGCCGTATTTTCTCAATCCGCTCATCTCCCAGCAAAAAAGGGGGATTGTGTAAAATGTCATAATCCACACACATCAAATTATGATAATTTTCTTTTAGAGGAAGGCGGCAATTTATGCTTCCAGTGTCACCAGGAAAAGAGGAAGGAGTTTCATACAAGTTATATGCATCTTCCGGTTAGTAAAGGGGAATGTGTTAAATGCCATAATCCCCATGCTTCAAAGAATCAGAAGCTCTTAAGTACAGGTAGTAATGATATCTGTTTCCAGTGCCATAAAAAGGAGAAGATATTTTCCCGGAAGAATATTCACGAACCACTAAATGAGGGCAACTGCCTGGAATGCCATAACCCGCATGCTTCAGAAGAAGAATTTCTGCTGGTTAGAAACAGCAGAGCGATTTGTCAGGATTGTCATTCCTCCGGTGACGAGGATTTGCGTAAGGCCCATAGGGATTCAATATCTGATGATACTAACTGCCTGGGCTGTCATAATCCTCATTCCTCCAACCACGATGCGCTGGGGAGAGAGTTCTCTCATAAACCCTTTGATGACAATGATTGTGAGGACTGTCACACCTCTAATGGAAACAGGATAACCATGACGATGAATAAAAATGGGAAGGCCCTCTGCTTTGATTGTCATGAGGAGATGGAGAAAAAATTTCAGAAGGTCTATAGTCACCTTCAGGGATATAGAGATAATGCTTGTCTGGAATGTCATAATCCTCACGCCTCTGATGATAAGGGTTTAAAGAGGGCGAGGGATGAGAAGATATGCTACTCCTGTCATGCTGATACTAAAAGGCGTGTGAAGGGAAATGATCCGATGTATAAATATAAACATCCTGACATTGAACGGTGTACAAGTTGTCATAATCCTCATGGAAGCAACTACAGACTGCTCTTGAAGTCTGATGAGAATGCTTCCTGTGAGGTATGCCATGAGACCCAGGGAAAGTTTACTCATCCTGTAGGAGCTAAGGTTATTGACCCACGATCGAAAAGGGATGTTAACTGTGTAACATGTCATAATCCCATGGGATCAGAGGATGAATACTGCGTTAGATTCGGCCGTAAAAAGAAATTATGCATTCAGTGCCATAGATATAGATAGTGTTTTGCAAGCCATGATTGATTTAGTAAAATATTCTGGAATACATGCATAATTATTCTATCTCTACATATCAAAATGGAGTAGTATCAGTATTTTAATTATAAGAGGAAAGGAATGTGAAAAAGATAAGGATATGGTTTTTTATAGGTAAATTGAAGATTTTCTTTTTTTTAATACTTCTAGACATGTCTTTTATTGTTAAGGGTGAGATCTATGCCGGGGAGACCTTGAGGTTTATCGCTACAATACATGGCGATGAGGTTTCTAAACCATTCAACCAACCATGTGGTTTTTTTTATGATGAGTCAAGGAAGAGAATTTATATAGCAGATACCAGGAATAACCGTTTGGTGTCCTATGATTCGCAATTTACATTTTTATCTGAATTTAGCGCAGAGGGAAAGCTGGAATTGCCAACGAGTTTGGTAAGGGATAGGAGAGGCAGACTGATAGTAACTGAAAGTAAAAAAAATCAGGTAACCCTAATAGACATTAAGAATAAAAAATACGATCCCCTGGATTTTTCAAAGGTGCCTACAGGTGATCCGGTTGTGCCTGGAAATCTGGCTATTGATAAAAAAAATCAACTTTACGTTGTAGATCGAGCCAATAAAAGGATCCTTGTATTCAATGAGAGTGGCAAATACATTCGAGGGATTACAATCAAAGAGGGCCTTGGTGGTTTTAACGATGTTAAGGTAGGCGAGGATGGCAATATTTATGCTATTGATACCCTAAAGGGTCGGGTTTATATCTTTAATCAGGAGGGAAAACTCCTTAGAAAATTTGGTGAAAGGAATAAAGGGGAAGGAAAGTTTGATTTTCCCGTAAGTTTGGCAGTTGATCGAAGGGGTCTGGTCTATGTGATTGATAGACATAAGAACCGTCTTCTGGTTTATAATCAAAAAGGGGATTATATTGAGGGCTACTCTCAGATTGGTTGGAAGGAGGGTAGATTTTATTATCCTACATATATCTTTATTGATCAATCGCAGCGGATATTTATAATTGATAGGGATAATAATAGAATACAGGTCTACAAAAGATAGAAACCTTATTTGAAACTGATCGACAAACTAATATAATGTTAGCATAGTGAATCATTAGCTATATCCATTATTATATAAGATCAATCTTTACCAATTTTGATAAATCTCTCTTATCGATTATTATCCTTCTATAGATTTCAAATGCAGCAGTAATATCTTGAATTGCGAGGCCAGTTGAGTCGAAGATGGTCTTTTGATCTGAAGATTCCCTTCCGGGTTTTTGCCCGGTCACAATCTCTCCAATATCACCATAGATATCCTTCTGTGTAATAACCTCTTTTGATACCGCTACATTTATCTCTCCACTATGTGAGGACTGTTCCCAGTTGTCTATTATGATTCTCGATTGAGTAAGAACTTCAAAATCTAATTCCTGCTTGCCTCGTGCGTCGGCACCGATTGCGTTTATGTGGACACCCTTTCGAATGTGTTCAGCTTTTACTATGGGTGTTCTAACTGGTGTTGTGGTGGTAATTATATCCGCTTTGCCGGCTGCTTCATCAACTGATAATGTATATTCTGCATCTAGCCCGTATTCATTGTTAACCATTTGAGCAAAGTCTTTCATGCTATCCTTAGAGACGTCATATGCTATTATTTTGGATATCCTGGGTCTAGCAATCAGGAGGGCCTTTAACTGTGTTCTTGCCTGATCACCTGTACCTATAAAAGTCGCGATTTCAGAATCCTCTCTCGATAGATATTTCGCGGCGATTCCTCCAGCGGCCCCGGTTCTCATCTTGGTTATATGGGTGCCATCCATTATAGCCAGGGGATAACCAGTGTCAGGGTCTATCAATGTTATGGTTGCCATCACAACAGGCATATCCTTATTATTAGGGTGAACAGTCACATTTTTCACCCCGGCTATTTTCATGGAAGGGATATGCACGGGCATACATCTCATATCCCCTTTATCAAAATAGAGATATTCCTTGGGTGGCATCTGCATCTTGCCCTCGCCGTACAGGATAAATGCTCTTTCAACTGTAGTGAGGTAATCGTTCATATTGAATACCTGTTCTATTTTAGATCTCTGAATTATATATGTTGACATCTTCATCGTTTGGACTCCAATTATAGTCTTATATCCACTCCTTTACTAGTTTAGCATAATATAAGGGGATGCATAATAAATTTTTAGATTTTTCTCTCATCATATCCTATTTATCGGTTGCTTATAATGTTCCAAAAAATGAGAATAGACAAATTACATCATTACTCCTAATAAATCTGTGATAGTGCAGGCAATGATTAGTCTTTCTGGGAGGATATCCCTTATTTCCTTTGAATACATGAGACTCAAACCCTTGGGATGTGATAGTCATAAGTATTAAGGGGTGGCAAAGCCCTAGGCCTAATTTGTTCTAATTCTGGATTATCTTTTCATAATAAAAAGTTCATAGTTGACATTCTGTTATTATTTGTAAAATGTAGCGCAAATATGCTGGGGGGATAACTTTATAAAATTAAAAATTGTAAGCGAATAAGATGGCATATGAAAACATACAACAATTCATCGAGAAGATTGAATCAATCGGGGAGTTGCATAGAATCTCCGCTTTAGTGGATCCGGTTTTGGAGATTACTGAGATCTCTGATCGAGTGTGTAAAATGAACGGGCCTGCCCTTCTCTTTGAGAATGTGAAGGGATCGCACTTCCCTCTTCTTATCAATGCCTTTAGTGGATATAATAGGATGCAGTTGGCCCTGGGATGCAGTTCCTTTGACGAGATTGGGGCTCGATTGGAATCCTATATAAAGATGCAGCCGCCAAAGGATATAAAAGAAAAGATAAGAACACTCTTTACACTTAAGAAAATGGCAAATTTTATTCCAAAAAGAGTAAAGCGAGCGCCATGTCAGGAGATTGTCTACAACAGTGATGTTCCACTACTTGATATGCTTCCCATTCTCAAATGTTGGCCTCAGGATGGTGGCCCCTTTATTACTCTACCCATAGTGATTACAAAGGATCCAGATAACGGGATTCAGAATGCCGGAATGTATCGCATGCATAAATATGACAACACCTCAACTGGAATGCATTGGCAATACAATAAGGATGGTGCGCGGCATTATGAGAAATATAAGAGGAGGGGTATCCGAATGGAGGTCGCTGTGGCTCTTGGTGGATCCCCTGCAGTGACCTATGCCTCAACTGCGCCGCTGCCGCCTGATATAGATGAATTCTTGTTTGCTGGCTTTATTAACTCACATCCTGTTAATATAGTAAAAGCCAAGACCCTTGATCTATATGTGCCTGCTGAATCTGATTTTATCCTCGAGGGATTTGTTGATCCTGTTGAAGAGAGGATTGAGGGCCCCTTTGGGGATCATACAGGATTCTATTCACTTGCGGATAACTACCCAGTGTTTCATGTTACCAGTATGACATGTAGAAGGGATGCAATCTATCCTGCGACTGTTGTGGGTAAACCTCCCATGGAGGATTGTTACATGGCAAAGGCTACTGAGAGGATATTCCTTCCATTAATAAAGATGATTGTGCCAGAGATAGTTGATATGGAGCTTCCCCTGGAGGGTGTCTTTCACAATTGCGCCTTGGTATCGATTGACAAAAGGTACTCAGGCCAAGCAAAGAAGGTTATCAATGTTTTATGGGGATTAGGACAGATGTCATCAACAAAGTATATTACGGTGTTTGATAAGGACATTGAACTTAGGGATTACAGCACTGTTGTGTGGAAACTCTTGAATAATGTTGATCCCAAGAGGGACATCCTCATATCTGAAGGACCCTTAGACGCCCTTGATCATTCAGCCTCGTATCCCAATTTTGGAGGGAAGATGGGCATAGACGCAACAAGAAAGACCCGTGAGGAAGGAATGGGTCGGGAATGGCCGGATGAGATTGTAATGGATGATATAATAAAAGAGATAGTGAATAGACGATGGAAGGAATATGGATTTTAGTAGGTTCTCTAAACTTATTCTTATAGACCAGACTCTCTATGCTCTTCCCTTTGCCTATATAGGTGTGTTATTCGCAGGTGGGGGATCGCTGGTGATCTGGATTCTAGTCACGGTAGCCCTTGTTGCCGCAAGGACCGCAGGAATGTCATTTAATAGGGTAATTGATGCCAGGATTGATGCCATAAATCCCAGAACTAAAGATCGTCATATACCAAAGGGAGAGGTTAAGCCTATACAGGTTTGGATGTTAGGCATAACAGCATCGATTGTATTTGTTGGCGCATCATACATGTTCAATCCCCTATGTTTTTATCTGTCCTTTGTCGCTGTTACAATGCTCTATACATATTCCTATTTCAAACGTTTTACATCATCTTCACATTTTTATCTTGGGTTCATTGAGGCTGCGGCTCCTATTGGCGGATATCTTGCTGTAAAGGGTGAATTTGACTTGATCCCCTTGATTCTTGGATTTATTATCCTATGCTGGATCGCTGGGCTTGATATCCTTTATGCAATTCAGGATATGGAGTTTGATATTACTGAGAGGCTCTATTCAATACCAGCTATCCTTGGGGTGAGGCGGGCTTTGTTCATTTCAGCGTTCAGCTATATATTATCCTTTATCGCTCTAATATTCATAGGATGGTTCACGCACAGAAATTTTTCATTTTGGATTGCAGCAGTAGGTATTGGGGGAATATTAATCTATCAACAGAGACTTGCTCGGCACGATGAAATTTCTTCCGCTATTGAAAGGATATTAGCGGTTAACAGGTATATCTCCCCATTGCTTTTTGTGGGGGTTCTAATTGAATCACTCTTTTAAAGGATGGAATGTAATGATAGTAACAGCAATTACAGGTGCTAGCGGATCCATATTGGGAATTAGGCTTATTGAGGAACTCCTCAACTCAGGAGAGAGGGTCGTGGCGATTGTGTCAGAAACTGCTTGGCGAATCATAGGTTGCGAGGTAAGCCATAATAAAGAGAATTACACATCCTTAAAGGAATTATTGATGTATCGCGGTGTAGCGCAAGGATTGGATCACTTTCATGAGTATGATAATAAGGATTTATTTTCACCTGTAGCCAGCGGCTCAACATCCTTTGAGGCTATGGTAGTCATCCCATGCTCCATGAAAACCCTGGCTTCTATATCACATGGTTATGCTGACTCACTAATAAGCAGGGCCTGCGATGTGGCTATAAAGGAGAAGCGAAGATGCATAATCGTTCCAAGGGAGACTCCCATGAGTATTATTCATTTAGAGAATATGTATAAAGCAGGTCTTGCAGGCGTGGACGTTGTGCCGCCAGTGCCAGGATTTTATACACACCCTAGGTCAATTGATGATGTAATAGACTTTGTTATCGGCAGAATTCTAAATCTATTGGGCAAGGAACACGCATTGTTCAAGAGTTGGGGAAACGTTGGTCTCTCCTGATATAATAATTTGAGTATAATCAACAGTGGAACTACAAAATAAAATAAAAAATAGAGAGCTTCGAAGCATAGCAGAAAAGGTATGCCAGGGAGTCCCTGTAAGCGATTCAGACGCAGAGTATATGCTCACTACAAATGATATCCTTGATCTCGGTAGCATCGCTAACTTCCTAAGATCAAAATTGCATGGTAATAATACCTATTATGGCGTTAACATCAATTTGAACTACACCAACATCTGTCAACTGCGCTGTCCCATCTGCGCATTCTCCAGGGATGAAGATGACGAGGATGCTTATTGTATGACACTTGGGCAGATCGAGGAAAGGATTCGAAAGGCTCTCCCCCTTGGCATAGATGAGGTTCATATTGTGGGGGGTCTCCATCCTACACTCACTATTGATTACTACGAATCAATGATAAGACGCATAAAGAGCATAAAACCGAGTATTTTTGTAGTGGCCTTTACAGCGGTTGAGTATGATCATTTTGCAAGATTGAACAGTATGTCATTGGAGGAGGTGTTCAAAAGGCTTATTGATGCTGGTGTGGGGGCATTGCCTGGGGGTGGCGCAGAAATCTTTTCGCCTAGAGTGAGAAACGTAATCACGCCAAAAAAGATAACAGGAGAAGAGTGGATAGATGTTATGCGTACAGCCCATAAAATGGGCATTAAAACAAATGCAACTATGCTGTACAATCATATTGAAAGTGTTGAGGATATTGTTGATCATCTCTCGCGGATAAGATCCCTGCAGGAGGAGACAGGTGGCTTCAAAACCTTTGTCCCACTTCTGTATCACGATCGCAATGCCAGAATGAAATCCAATCGATCCACAATCACAGGATTTGATGATATTCGGATTTATGCAACTAGCAGAATTTATCTGCATAATGTGACTCATCTAAAGTCGCTGTGGATGTATGTTGGAGATAAAATGGCTCAAGTGCTTCTGAAATTTGGTGTTGATGAGATGGGCGCAACATATAATAATGAAAAGATCGTGCATTCTGCCGGGGCACAGACACCGGATTATGGCTCAGAGTCATTCCTGCGAAGGCTTATCGAAGAGGCGCGATTCAATCCTATAAGGTCTACAGCAAATTATACAATCAATTGAAGGGAGGAACAGAATGAAACTCGGTTATATTGATTATCTGAATTGTTATCCCTTCTATCACTATATGTTTGAGAAGGAGAATTTAAAGGGGGTATGTGTTATACCGGGGTATCCTAACGAACTCAATCGGATGATGCATTCTCATGAACTCGATATGAGTCCTATTTCCGCGGCAACCTGCGCGGACATTGCAGATGAGATTATGCTGCTTCCGCAGTTCTGCCTAAGTTCAGCAGGATACGTCGGTTCAGTAATACTTGCAAGCAAGATACCCATTGAAAAGCTGAATAACAAGAGAATCGGAATCACCAGCGCATCACATACATCATGTGTGATGTTGAAAGCTTTGTTGCAAAATTATTATAGGGTTAATCCGTTATATTTTACAACCGATCCTTTTCCTGACCTAAAGCATATGGATGCCGCATTGATTATTGGCAATGAGGCTATGATCCCCCATAATGAACCCGTTCCCTATGTATATGATCTGGGTGAGCTCTGGTTTCAACAGACCGGCTTCCCAATAGTCTTTGCAGTATTTTCCATTCGAGAAAGAATTATTGAAAGGTATGCTTCAGACATAAGGTCTGTTATACAATCCTATCACAATTCCCTGCTCTGTCTTGAAAAGGAAAAAGAAAACGTTATTCTCAAGGCAAGAGAAAAGTATCCCAATGTCTTTTATAACATTGATGAGTATTATAGTAATCTACAATTCGAGTTCACTAAGGATTTAAAAAGGGCATTAGATTTTTATCATTCCATAGCCGGGGAGTTGGGATTGATTAAAAAGGTTGCGTCATTAAAATATCTAACAATTGATTAATGCCGGTCAAGAGGTGGAAAGTTTAAATGTTTGAAGATAGGGAAAGCAATAGTCTTGTTGACAGGATATATAGGGGAGAACGAATATCCACCCAGGAAGCCAGAGCGTTATTCGAATGGGGTTTTGTCGAGCTGGGCACAGCTGGGGATATGAGAAGAAGATTGGCATCTCCAAAGGCAGAGGTGGGATTTATTGTTGATCGAATTATCAATTTTACTAATATATGCGAGGCTGGATGTGAATTTTGTGCCTTTCACGCTGGCGCTAAGAGCATTAGCGCTTATGAACTTACAATAGACAATATATGCAAAAAGGTTGAGGGGCTTCAAATATTAAGGGGAACACAGGTTATGCTCCAGGGGGGACTCCATCCTAATTATACATTGGACACCTATCTTGCTATGGTGAGAACCATAAAAAGCAGTTTCCCTGATATCTACCTCCACTCTTTTTCTCCGGCAGAACTGATGCATATCTCCCAAAAGGAAGCTATTACGCTGGATGAGGTTATAAGCGCATTAAAAAACGCAGGCCTTGATTCTGTGCCCGGCGCATCTGATCTTTTAGTAGATAGAATTAGGAAAAGGGTTAGTCCCAAGAAATTAACAAAGGATGAATGGTGCGAGGTTATGCGCGCTCTTTGTCGTCATGGGATTAAGTCGTCAGCAACAATGACCTATGGGATGGGAGAGTGTATTGAGGAGAGGATTGAGCATCTGAAGGTGATACGGGATATTCAGGATGAAACAGGCATCATTCGAGCCTTCATCCCATGGTCGTTTTCTCCTGTCAATACATGCCTTGACAATATCCTGCCAGCGACTGGGATTGAGTATCTCCAAATGGTTTCTATTTCAAGAATATTTCTTGATAACATTAAATATATACAGGCAGGTTGGCTCACAGAGGGATTAAAACTCGCCCAGATCGCTCTAGCAATGGGGGCTAATGATATGGGCGGGGTGCTCATGGAAGAGGTGGTTGTAAAAGCGACAGGCATTAAAACAAAGACAAACATCCCTGAACTCATAAATATAATCAAAAATGCTGGCAGGGTTCCTGTTCAAAGAGATTCTGAATATAATGCTATCAGGAGCTTTTAATGAAGAGCAGACTCGGTTATGAGATCAATAATGACAATCCCGAAGACAAAAAAAGGTTTATTAGGGGTTTGTTCAAATCAATAGTATCCACCTACGATATCGCTAATAGGGTGTTATCTTTTGGAATTGATATGCGGTGGCGCAGAGAAATGCTGAGCTACATCAATATTTTGCATAACATTCGGGCTGTTGATCTATGCTGCGGAACGGGGGATGTCACTAAGCTTTTTCATAAAAGGGGTATAGAGGTCTTTCCCATTGATTTCAGCATCGATATGATACGTAAGGGTGTAAAGAGAAGGGCGCTTAGGGATCGTTCAATTGTAGCTGATGTTAGCTCGTTGCCATTAAAGGATAATAGCTTCAATTTAGCAACAATCGCATTTGGTGTTCGCAATATCCCTGATCTGGATATTTTTATGATTGAAGTCAGGCGAATATTAACCAAAGGCGGAAAGCTTATATTATTGGAGCTTGTTCGACCTGAAAATATCGTTATTAGATTTTTGTATTCGCTATACCTTAATATAATGTTGCCATTTGTAGGAGGGCTAATGTCCTTTAAACCAATGGCCTACCGATATCTATCAAGGAGCATTGCCACCTTTATGTCCCCTGAAAATCTAAAGTTCATGCTGGAAAAACACGGTTTTGTCGAAATCTGTCATTATTTTCAAACCTTCGGTATTGCTATCATTATTGTCTGCCAAAAGGATCAGTCATGACCACGCTGGATATCGCTTTCTCTCCATGTCCCAATGACACCTTTGTGTTTCATGCAATGCTTCATGGCTTGATCAATACTGAACCATTTCATTTCACCCCATACGTTCATGATGTTGAGGATTTGAATATGAAGGCCTTTTCGTGTGATTTTCGTATTACAAAGCTTTCATTCTATGCCTATCTTCAATTGAGTGAGAAATACGAACTCCTCGATTCAGGGGCAGCGTTGGGTTATGGGTGTGGACCCTTGTTGGTCGCAAGGTCGTCAAACATTCCAATTTCCAAAGCTACGATAGCCATTCCTGGAAGATACACCACAGCGTATCTTCTCTTGAAAATCGTCTATCCAGATGTTTCTAATATTCAGGTAGCCCGATTCGATGAGATACTTCCAGGTGTGCAGTCTGGGAGATTTGATGCTGGCCTTATCATACATGAAGGCCGATTCGTTTATCAGGATTACAATTGTGTGAAGATTATAGACCTCGGTGAATGGTGGGAAGAGGAGACAGGGATGCCTATCCCTCTGGGATGTATTGCAATTAGAAGGGATCAAACCACACTTCAATATAAAAGGGATATTGAATCAATTCTTGTAAAATCTATTCAATTTGCGGAGCAAAATAGAAACGCGTCACGGGATTTCATTAAATCATATGCACAGGAGCTGGAAGATCATGTTATAGATGAACATATCAATCTATATGTGAATGAGTATACGCTTTCTTTAGGTGATATTGGCGAAAGATCAATACATATGCTCAAACAAATGGCGCAAGAAAGGAGACTATTGACTATTCAGCGGGATATTTGATCGAATAGTATTCTTGAAAATATAATTATGATATGATTCGGGCACATGCCCTCTGTCACATTTTGATATTAACCATTTTGGCCTGCTTTCAAAAAAGGATCTCTTACTAAATAGTAGGACAAGTGCATCCCCTTAACCATAATTGGCAGTCCCTATCCTATAATACTCTTGATCCTATCTTTTTATAGTTGTGGATAATTAATTAAAGTATGTTTTATAAACTGAATATGAGGTATCACCTTAACATAGCATCAAACAATTGCTGTCATTGTTATGAGCTTGTTCTGTCGTTTTTTATGATTCTATCTTTTAACTCTTTTATTTCCTTATTCAACCTCTTTGTCTCTTTGTGTTTTTTTGCAAGCGATGTTAAAGTAACAATGGCAACAATAGCCCCACCTATAGCCAAAACTAAAAATATCAGTAAGATGATATTTGTCTCAAACTCCCATGCTGCAAATTTCAGTGCTATTGTTTTGTTGTTCTGAATGCCAAATATTATTATCAGTACCCCTAACAAAATGGCTGTAACCAATTTAACTCTTGATAAAACTGTACCCTTTGATTTTTCAACAGTGCCTTCAGGTATTGCTATTCTTTTGTCAGTCATTTTTATCGCCAGTTTCTT harbors:
- a CDS encoding UbiA-like polyprenyltransferase, which encodes MDFSRFSKLILIDQTLYALPFAYIGVLFAGGGSLVIWILVTVALVAARTAGMSFNRVIDARIDAINPRTKDRHIPKGEVKPIQVWMLGITASIVFVGASYMFNPLCFYLSFVAVTMLYTYSYFKRFTSSSHFYLGFIEAAAPIGGYLAVKGEFDLIPLILGFIILCWIAGLDILYAIQDMEFDITERLYSIPAILGVRRALFISAFSYILSFIALIFIGWFTHRNFSFWIAAVGIGGILIYQQRLARHDEISSAIERILAVNRYISPLLFVGVLIESLF
- a CDS encoding UbiX family flavin prenyltransferase, with amino-acid sequence MIVTAITGASGSILGIRLIEELLNSGERVVAIVSETAWRIIGCEVSHNKENYTSLKELLMYRGVAQGLDHFHEYDNKDLFSPVASGSTSFEAMVVIPCSMKTLASISHGYADSLISRACDVAIKEKRRCIIVPRETPMSIIHLENMYKAGLAGVDVVPPVPGFYTHPRSIDDVIDFVIGRILNLLGKEHALFKSWGNVGLS
- a CDS encoding CofH family radical SAM protein; the protein is MELQNKIKNRELRSIAEKVCQGVPVSDSDAEYMLTTNDILDLGSIANFLRSKLHGNNTYYGVNINLNYTNICQLRCPICAFSRDEDDEDAYCMTLGQIEERIRKALPLGIDEVHIVGGLHPTLTIDYYESMIRRIKSIKPSIFVVAFTAVEYDHFARLNSMSLEEVFKRLIDAGVGALPGGGAEIFSPRVRNVITPKKITGEEWIDVMRTAHKMGIKTNATMLYNHIESVEDIVDHLSRIRSLQEETGGFKTFVPLLYHDRNARMKSNRSTITGFDDIRIYATSRIYLHNVTHLKSLWMYVGDKMAQVLLKFGVDEMGATYNNEKIVHSAGAQTPDYGSESFLRRLIEEARFNPIRSTANYTIN
- a CDS encoding menaquinone biosynthesis protein — protein: MKLGYIDYLNCYPFYHYMFEKENLKGVCVIPGYPNELNRMMHSHELDMSPISAATCADIADEIMLLPQFCLSSAGYVGSVILASKIPIEKLNNKRIGITSASHTSCVMLKALLQNYYRVNPLYFTTDPFPDLKHMDAALIIGNEAMIPHNEPVPYVYDLGELWFQQTGFPIVFAVFSIRERIIERYASDIRSVIQSYHNSLLCLEKEKENVILKAREKYPNVFYNIDEYYSNLQFEFTKDLKRALDFYHSIAGELGLIKKVASLKYLTID
- a CDS encoding CofH family radical SAM protein, with the protein product MFEDRESNSLVDRIYRGERISTQEARALFEWGFVELGTAGDMRRRLASPKAEVGFIVDRIINFTNICEAGCEFCAFHAGAKSISAYELTIDNICKKVEGLQILRGTQVMLQGGLHPNYTLDTYLAMVRTIKSSFPDIYLHSFSPAELMHISQKEAITLDEVISALKNAGLDSVPGASDLLVDRIRKRVSPKKLTKDEWCEVMRALCRHGIKSSATMTYGMGECIEERIEHLKVIRDIQDETGIIRAFIPWSFSPVNTCLDNILPATGIEYLQMVSISRIFLDNIKYIQAGWLTEGLKLAQIALAMGANDMGGVLMEEVVVKATGIKTKTNIPELINIIKNAGRVPVQRDSEYNAIRSF
- a CDS encoding ubiquinone/menaquinone biosynthesis methyltransferase translates to MKSRLGYEINNDNPEDKKRFIRGLFKSIVSTYDIANRVLSFGIDMRWRREMLSYINILHNIRAVDLCCGTGDVTKLFHKRGIEVFPIDFSIDMIRKGVKRRALRDRSIVADVSSLPLKDNSFNLATIAFGVRNIPDLDIFMIEVRRILTKGGKLILLELVRPENIVIRFLYSLYLNIMLPFVGGLMSFKPMAYRYLSRSIATFMSPENLKFMLEKHGFVEICHYFQTFGIAIIIVCQKDQS
- a CDS encoding 1,4-dihydroxy-6-naphthoate synthase, encoding MTTLDIAFSPCPNDTFVFHAMLHGLINTEPFHFTPYVHDVEDLNMKAFSCDFRITKLSFYAYLQLSEKYELLDSGAALGYGCGPLLVARSSNIPISKATIAIPGRYTTAYLLLKIVYPDVSNIQVARFDEILPGVQSGRFDAGLIIHEGRFVYQDYNCVKIIDLGEWWEEETGMPIPLGCIAIRRDQTTLQYKRDIESILVKSIQFAEQNRNASRDFIKSYAQELEDHVIDEHINLYVNEYTLSLGDIGERSIHMLKQMAQERRLLTIQRDI